One Thermofilum pendens Hrk 5 DNA segment encodes these proteins:
- a CDS encoding SPFH domain-containing protein: MPQVIEWVNPGPDDIVWRYPDENITWGAQLIVHEYEVAVFFRDGKAYDVLGPGRHTLTTQNLPLLTRVLSAIAGYPTTPFKATVIFVSTKQFRGLFGGRSQTTELAPLMFRGSYWFRVGDPKLFVTEVVGGQGKYTSAEVNEFIRGFINEKVIKHLSGYSLAEAFSSLEQVSFKTKAFLLEEVRRIGLELIDLKFEAIDTTPEYRDRLFWIKQTGAAGYVLQMDTAKEVARELGKSPGAAVGAGVVMIPPLFQPPPQQPLPQQPPAAQPPATKTCPQCGRPVPLDALFCPYCGYRFQPATKKCPNCGREVPADALYCPYCGTKLA; this comes from the coding sequence ATGCCTCAAGTAATCGAGTGGGTCAACCCAGGGCCCGACGACATAGTCTGGCGCTACCCCGACGAGAACATAACGTGGGGCGCGCAGCTCATAGTCCACGAGTACGAGGTCGCCGTCTTCTTCCGGGACGGCAAGGCGTACGACGTGCTTGGACCCGGGAGGCACACGCTGACAACGCAGAACCTACCCCTGCTGACGAGGGTGCTGTCCGCCATCGCCGGCTACCCGACAACCCCGTTCAAGGCTACCGTCATATTCGTCTCAACGAAGCAGTTCAGAGGCTTGTTCGGTGGCAGGAGCCAGACGACGGAGCTAGCCCCACTCATGTTCAGGGGTTCCTACTGGTTCAGGGTCGGAGACCCCAAGCTCTTCGTAACCGAGGTCGTCGGAGGCCAAGGGAAGTATACCAGCGCCGAGGTAAACGAGTTCATAAGGGGCTTCATAAACGAGAAGGTAATAAAGCACCTCTCCGGGTACTCCTTGGCGGAGGCGTTCTCGAGCCTCGAGCAGGTATCCTTCAAGACGAAGGCCTTCCTCCTGGAGGAGGTGAGGAGGATAGGCCTCGAGCTCATAGACCTTAAGTTCGAAGCCATAGACACGACCCCCGAGTACAGGGACAGGCTCTTCTGGATAAAGCAGACCGGCGCGGCTGGCTACGTGCTACAAATGGACACAGCGAAGGAAGTCGCCAGGGAGCTTGGCAAATCCCCAGGCGCAGCCGTAGGAGCAGGGGTAGTTATGATACCCCCACTCTTCCAGCCCCCACCACAGCAACCCCTGCCCCAGCAACCTCCCGCCGCCCAGCCGCCGGCCACCAAGACCTGCCCACAGTGCGGGCGCCCGGTACCCTTAGACGCCCTGTTCTGCCCGTACTGTGGCTACCGATTCCAGCCCGCCACGAAGAAGTGCCCCAACTGCGGTAGAGAGGTACCGGCAGACGCCCTCTACTGTCCGTACTGCGGTACGAAGCTCGCCTAG
- a CDS encoding thiamine-phosphate synthase family protein codes for MENRLGKIPLAALRELLLGAGAGLELDANPLTGDLLVTTNPAIGVPEEWLGFFAYHYSASNLAVSFARPELAVLSAVFPEGYPGEAVERVLRSFVEECRKYGTRLVGGHTARYRGLELPLLSSTMVGRAGRRREKPAGGDRVVIVGEVGAEAAWLAGGDVDPSTLTPLPAALALQEEPSIKLMHDVSEGGVIGALLEVAQRYGVALEVSSRDVKVFEGLPRGVEPLSAPSYGAIIAVTGDAESLLSACEEKGLTCSNAGVVAGPGNPLVVVDGREYAEPPVSPLVYLYGAERRSPEEAAVALAAEELVRISRLLDVIPEVGANIAYAPGPVRSPRDVLALDGRIVKTTEGARLCGKPRYGASRHLAEVLASAREAGMPYSAAVNLKYSEDLLEKLKSIGLPVCDATPYEASCPVSEAIRSGCRAQVYFYAGKPGLEASIVLLARDPLEAIEILRKVVEQKR; via the coding sequence TTGGAGAACCGCCTCGGGAAGATCCCCCTAGCCGCGCTGCGGGAGCTTCTGCTCGGCGCTGGCGCCGGGCTCGAGCTGGACGCGAACCCCCTAACGGGAGACCTGCTCGTAACGACGAACCCGGCGATAGGCGTCCCGGAGGAGTGGCTCGGCTTCTTCGCCTACCACTACTCCGCATCCAACCTGGCTGTTAGCTTTGCGCGCCCGGAGCTAGCCGTGCTCAGCGCGGTGTTCCCGGAGGGCTACCCCGGCGAGGCGGTGGAGCGCGTACTGAGGTCTTTCGTCGAGGAGTGCAGGAAGTACGGGACCAGGCTCGTGGGAGGGCACACCGCCAGGTACAGGGGGCTGGAGCTACCCCTCCTATCCTCGACCATGGTGGGCAGAGCCGGGAGGCGTAGGGAAAAGCCGGCGGGCGGCGACAGGGTAGTCATCGTCGGCGAGGTGGGCGCCGAGGCGGCGTGGCTCGCGGGCGGAGACGTAGACCCCTCGACCCTCACCCCGCTCCCCGCCGCCCTCGCACTACAGGAAGAACCATCCATCAAGCTCATGCACGACGTCTCCGAGGGAGGGGTCATCGGCGCCCTTCTAGAGGTAGCCCAGAGGTACGGTGTAGCGCTGGAGGTCTCGTCGAGGGACGTAAAGGTGTTCGAAGGGCTCCCGCGAGGGGTGGAGCCTCTCTCGGCGCCGAGTTACGGAGCGATAATCGCTGTTACCGGCGACGCGGAAAGCCTGCTGAGCGCATGCGAGGAGAAAGGCCTCACGTGTAGCAACGCGGGAGTAGTGGCTGGGCCCGGCAACCCCCTGGTGGTAGTCGACGGGAGAGAGTACGCGGAGCCCCCCGTGAGCCCCCTCGTGTACCTTTACGGCGCGGAGAGAAGGTCGCCCGAGGAGGCAGCCGTCGCCCTGGCCGCCGAGGAGCTCGTAAGGATCTCCAGGCTGCTAGACGTGATACCGGAGGTCGGCGCTAACATCGCCTACGCGCCTGGCCCCGTCAGGAGCCCTAGAGACGTCCTAGCGCTCGACGGCAGGATAGTCAAGACGACGGAGGGGGCTAGGCTGTGCGGGAAGCCGCGCTACGGGGCATCGAGGCACCTCGCCGAGGTCCTCGCATCCGCCAGGGAGGCCGGCATGCCTTACAGCGCCGCGGTAAACCTCAAGTACTCCGAAGACCTCCTCGAAAAACTGAAGTCCATAGGCCTCCCGGTGTGCGACGCGACGCCCTACGAGGCCTCGTGCCCAGTCTCGGAGGCAATAAGGTCCGGGTGTAGGGCGCAGGTCTACTTCTACGCCGGTAAGCCGGGGCTCGAAGCATCGATAGTCTTACTAGCACGCGACCCCCTAGAAGCCATAGAAATACTGAGGAAAGTCGTCGAGCAGAAACGCTAG
- a CDS encoding phospholipase D-like domain-containing protein yields the protein MKRRGLSSGTIAAVLILMALAFYAGYQYAQRSLPTGVAVVSQPQCSIRVINDRDYYPTLLDYISRANKSIYIAMFQFKSDTDVISKIVELLISKNKKGVDVKVVLENTIDENELTYRRLLDNGVAVKFDSRSVTTHAKLVIIDGRYVFVGSHNWSYMAMMRNHEASVLIDCPSIAEQETQYFMNIYRGG from the coding sequence GTGAAGAGGAGAGGCTTGTCCTCTGGGACTATAGCCGCCGTCCTCATATTAATGGCCCTAGCGTTCTACGCCGGGTACCAGTACGCCCAGAGAAGCCTGCCCACGGGCGTCGCCGTAGTTTCTCAGCCCCAATGCAGCATACGCGTGATAAACGACAGGGACTACTACCCAACGCTCCTAGACTACATCTCCCGCGCAAATAAGTCCATCTACATAGCTATGTTCCAGTTTAAGAGCGATACGGACGTAATCTCGAAGATCGTCGAGCTACTCATATCGAAGAACAAGAAGGGGGTGGACGTGAAGGTAGTCCTGGAGAACACGATAGACGAGAACGAGCTCACGTACAGGAGGCTACTGGACAACGGCGTAGCAGTAAAGTTCGACTCGAGGTCCGTCACCACGCACGCCAAGCTCGTAATCATCGACGGTAGGTACGTCTTCGTCGGTAGCCATAACTGGAGCTACATGGCGATGATGAGGAACCACGAGGCAAGCGTGCTCATCGACTGCCCTTCCATAGCCGAGCAGGAGACGCAGTATTTCATGAATATCTACAGGGGAGGATAG
- the alaXM gene encoding alanyl-tRNA editing protein AlaXM — protein MVKLLFQEDSYLKEFDAVVTRVSGNKVFLDQTAFHPGPSGGLDTDKGWLVLPTGDRVEVVQALEEGGDVAHVLARAVNLKPGDRVRGVIDWERRYRMMKLHTASHVLAAVLYKKYGALVTGGHIQPEEAKDDFDLSGVEDWKAAFQQAVEETNRIIGGCLEVKVYWLSRDEALKIPGIVKLAGRLPPEVEKLRIVEIPGVDVQADGGPHVKNTCEIGGIVLKKLESKGAKRKRIYYSLKE, from the coding sequence ATGGTCAAGCTACTATTCCAGGAAGACAGCTACCTGAAGGAGTTCGACGCGGTTGTCACGCGGGTCTCGGGGAACAAGGTTTTTCTCGACCAGACGGCGTTCCACCCTGGTCCCTCCGGGGGCCTCGACACGGACAAGGGGTGGCTCGTGCTGCCGACGGGCGACAGGGTCGAGGTTGTCCAGGCCTTGGAGGAGGGGGGCGACGTCGCCCACGTGCTAGCCCGCGCGGTGAACCTGAAGCCGGGGGACAGGGTGCGCGGAGTCATAGACTGGGAGAGGAGGTACAGGATGATGAAGCTCCACACGGCGTCTCACGTGCTTGCAGCCGTGCTGTACAAGAAGTACGGCGCGCTCGTAACAGGTGGACACATACAGCCCGAGGAGGCGAAGGACGACTTCGACCTCTCCGGCGTCGAGGACTGGAAGGCAGCCTTTCAGCAGGCAGTCGAGGAGACAAACAGAATCATCGGTGGCTGCCTAGAGGTAAAGGTGTACTGGCTGAGCAGGGATGAGGCCCTGAAGATCCCAGGCATAGTGAAGCTCGCCGGCAGGTTGCCCCCAGAGGTGGAGAAGCTCCGCATAGTGGAGATACCCGGCGTCGACGTACAGGCAGACGGCGGACCGCACGTGAAGAATACCTGCGAGATAGGCGGGATAGTCCTGAAGAAGCTCGAGAGCAAGGGGGCGAAGAGGAAGAGGATCTACTACTCGCTCAAGGAGTAG
- a CDS encoding class I SAM-dependent methyltransferase has product MRGRGILELFSEVAGQYDSWYDSPAGRVVLEVEASMLDEVLPSGIGVDVGAGTCRFAPFLSRGREIVCLEPAYGMLVYGYARGRCEHPLCATSENAPLRPSFDFAYMVTVLEFLEDPALSLTRIWEALKSGGLLAVLYVERDSKWGKLYSELAEKGADPVLARARFYSQPEVDKLLSAAGFEVREHLKSLDYEPLTVPAEKPRVYRESCADCGVTLTVAVKK; this is encoded by the coding sequence ATGCGCGGGCGGGGGATCCTGGAGCTTTTCAGCGAGGTAGCCGGGCAGTACGACTCCTGGTACGACTCGCCCGCGGGGAGAGTAGTCCTCGAAGTCGAAGCATCCATGCTCGACGAGGTGCTACCGAGCGGTATAGGCGTTGACGTCGGCGCCGGTACATGCCGCTTCGCGCCCTTTCTCTCCAGGGGGAGGGAGATAGTGTGCCTGGAGCCTGCTTACGGAATGCTCGTCTACGGATACGCTAGGGGGAGGTGCGAGCACCCCCTCTGCGCGACCTCGGAGAACGCCCCGCTAAGACCCTCCTTCGACTTCGCGTACATGGTCACTGTGCTCGAATTCCTGGAGGACCCGGCTCTCTCCCTGACGCGCATATGGGAGGCCTTGAAGAGCGGGGGCTTGCTGGCGGTTCTCTACGTTGAGCGCGACAGCAAGTGGGGGAAGCTGTACTCGGAGCTCGCAGAGAAGGGCGCAGACCCCGTGCTAGCGAGAGCTAGGTTCTACAGCCAGCCCGAAGTCGACAAGCTACTCTCGGCGGCGGGCTTCGAGGTAAGGGAGCACCTCAAGTCGCTCGACTACGAGCCCCTCACGGTCCCCGCGGAGAAGCCCAGGGTCTACAGGGAGAGTTGCGCCGACTGCGGCGTAACTTTGACCGTAGCCGTGAAAAAGTAA